In Balaenoptera acutorostrata chromosome 12, mBalAcu1.1, whole genome shotgun sequence, a single window of DNA contains:
- the LOC103021018 gene encoding LOW QUALITY PROTEIN: gastrokine-3-like (The sequence of the model RefSeq protein was modified relative to this genomic sequence to represent the inferred CDS: inserted 1 base in 1 codon) — protein sequence MTPTAVTLVERRMVVLLTEMETNISDSHPLDGSVGTQGIHANAFIGMASIRDNNVLNEWDGILDFENALLEAKLFSKMACVLAKMDEAXPTLDHISKALDHQVILQQYPTTQGLTYAVLPSRVKNLAQCGVPIKDVCRQVPTYFAQEQKEGTALATDPNSCFEVQILSFLRLSMCGEFPGL from the exons ATGACTCCAACAGCAGTGACCTtggtggagagaaggatggtggtTCTGCTCACTGAGATGGAGACT AACATCAGTGACAGCCATCCACTGGATGGATCTGTTGGGACCCAGGGCATCCATGCCAATGCCTTTATAGGTATGGCCAGCATCCGAGACAACAATGTTTTGAATGAATGGGATGGAATCTTGGACTTCGAGAAC GCCCTTCTGGAGGCTAAGCTGTTTAGCAAGATGGCCTGTGTCCTAGCCAAGATGGATGAAG GTCCAACTTTGGACCATATTAGTAAGgccctggaccaccaggtaa TTTTACAGCAATATCCAACCACTCAAGGCCTGACCTACGCTGTTTTACCCAGCCGGGTCAAGAACTTAGCCCAGTGTGGAGTGCCCATCAAGGATGTGTGCCGACAGGTCCCCACTTACTTTGCCCAAGAGCAAAAAGAAG GTACTGCACTGGCTACTGACCCCAATTCCTGTTTCGAAGTCCAAATTCTGTCCTTCCTGAGACTCTCCATGTGTGGGGAGTTCCCTGGGCTCTGA
- the GKN2 gene encoding gastrokine-2 produces MKILVVFLVTLAIFGTQSHGYEVYNIISPTDNGGPIQETMTFDNEKNTAMINIHAGSCSSTTIFDYKHGYIASRVLSRRACYILKMNHKAIPALDQLKRYIFERQALNNMFSDKYIWVKYNPLQSLITDVNWFLFGSPIRQLCEHIPLYKGEVAEKTHDTGAGDCAKAGLLGILGISICSDLHI; encoded by the exons ATGAAAATCCTT GTGGTATTTCTGGTGACACTGGCTATCTTTGGGACACAATCTCATGGATATGAG GTTTATAACATCATCAGCCCAACTGACAATGGTGGCCCTATTCAGGAGACAATGACATTtgacaatgaaaaaaataccGCCATGATTAACATCCATGCAGGATCATGCTCTTCTACCACGATTTTTGACTATAAACAT GGCTACATCGCCTCCAGGGTGCTCTCCCGAAGAGCCTGCTACATCCTGAAGATGAACCATAAGGCCATCCCTGCTCTGGACCAACTCAAACGGTACATCTTTGAGAGGCAG GCTTTGAACAACATGTTCTCCGACAAATACATCTGGGTCAAGTATAACCCACTGCAGTCTCTGATCACAGATGTGAATTGGTTCCTGTTTGGATCACCCATCAGGCAGCTCTGCGAACATATCCCCTTGTACAAAGGGGAAGTGGCTGAAAAGACAC ATGATACTGGTGCTGGAGACTGTGCAAaggctgggctcctgggcatcttggGAATTTCTATCTGTTCAGACCTTCACATTTAA